The nucleotide window CCTGCTGCTGAAAATGACGACGGAAACGCTGCGCCTGCACGTACCACGCAGCAGGCAGCATGGCACCAGCCAGTAACCGCTCGCGCGAATGCGGCTCGAACTGCTGCGGAGCGCTGCGCAGCGCCGGCAGATAGTGATTACCGCCTTCAGCCGCTGTCAGGATAAACGCGGCGGAGCGGGCCAGTTCCGCTTCGGGCAGGGTGATCTCTGCGTCAGCCTGCAGTGCTTTGGCCGCTGCCGCCACGGCCGCGCGCGCATCGTCATTACACCAGGTGGCAAAATAGCCGCCCAGCACGGCGCAGCGCAGCCCCTCCGCCCCGGCGTGCAGCGTGGTACCGGCTGGCTGTACCGGCTGCTGCGCCTGAAAGGCATCGGTGGGATCGGCACCCTGCAGGGCATCGTACACCTGCGTTAAATCTTCCACCGAACGGGCCAGCGGCCCGATATGGTCGAGGCTGGCAACAAAGGGATGGCTGCCGCTGCGTGATAACCGGCCAAAGGTGGGTTTCAGACCAAAGATCCCGCACAGCGAGGCGGGAACGCGAATGGAGCCGTTGGTGTCCGTGCCAAGCGAAAAATGCACCAGCCCGGCTGCCACCGCCGCCGCCGATCCGCCGGACGATCCACCGGCGATGCGGGTTAAATCGCGCGGGTTACGTGTTGCACCATAGTGCGTGTTTTCCGTGGTGAAGCCATACGCATAAGCATCCATGTTCAGCATGCCGGAGAGCAGCGCGCCGCAGCGTTGCAACTGCGCGACTGCCCAGGCATCCTGCGCGGCAGCAGGCCGCTGTGCAAACAGCTGCGCACCTGCCAGTGTGGTGTGCTCCGCCACGTCAAACAGATTCTTGACCGCATAAGGCACGCCGGCCAGCGGCGGCAGCTTTTCACCGCGCCGGCGCTTTTGATCGATCTGTTCCGCTTCCTGCAGCATGCGCTGCCCCGTGACGGCGGTCCAGGCGTTCAGCGCCGGGTTGTGCTGCTCAATTGCCTGCAGTGTCTGGCGCGCCACGTCGCGCGCGCTGAGATCGCCCTGCGCCAGCGCCTGCTGCAGCTGCGTAATAGAGAGAGAGGCCAGCTTCATGGATGGAACACTCCTGCCACTTCAAGGCGATCGTCCAGCGGCAGCGCCATCAGCGGCTGCGCCATGGCGGCAATCCGCGAGAACTGCATCAGCAGCTCTGCCCGACGCACGTCGTCCAGTTCCAGTGCCAGAATCTGCTCCATCTGCGCAATATACTGCGCCCAGTCCGGTTGTGTACTCATGGTTTCCTCCGTTAAAAACCGGCGGCGCTGCCGTTACTGCGCGGATCGAACGCGCCTTCCAGCATGCCGTTGTTATGTCT belongs to Candidatus Pantoea soli and includes:
- the hpxX gene encoding oxalurate catabolism protein HpxX, producing MSTQPDWAQYIAQMEQILALELDDVRRAELLMQFSRIAAMAQPLMALPLDDRLEVAGVFHP
- a CDS encoding AtzE family amidohydrolase yields the protein MKLASLSITQLQQALAQGDLSARDVARQTLQAIEQHNPALNAWTAVTGQRMLQEAEQIDQKRRRGEKLPPLAGVPYAVKNLFDVAEHTTLAGAQLFAQRPAAAQDAWAVAQLQRCGALLSGMLNMDAYAYGFTTENTHYGATRNPRDLTRIAGGSSGGSAAAVAAGLVHFSLGTDTNGSIRVPASLCGIFGLKPTFGRLSRSGSHPFVASLDHIGPLARSVEDLTQVYDALQGADPTDAFQAQQPVQPAGTTLHAGAEGLRCAVLGGYFATWCNDDARAAVAAAAKALQADAEITLPEAELARSAAFILTAAEGGNHYLPALRSAPQQFEPHSRERLLAGAMLPAAWYVQAQRFRRHFQQQVLPLFRHIDVLIAPATPCSATTVGQETIFINGQSLPTRASMGMLTQPISFLGLPVCTVPLPTASGLPIGLQLIAAPFKEHLALRAAHALQQQGLTLPQITGMETP